In Candidatus Binataceae bacterium, one DNA window encodes the following:
- the rho gene encoding transcription termination factor Rho: MGKGRGARGEGQGQGQSDEGRSAMHTRHAQPSAGPGEVNGAALDHEEVSHDDAAAGASAGGNAGGYRVSSAQALSASERHLGGIISDGGALNLKVLKAAKITELAQIAREFNIDGATNMRKQEMIFSILQAQASRNGSILGEGVLEILPDGFGFLRAPDYNYLPGPDDIYISPSQIRKFNLRTGDIVSGLIRPPKEGERYFALLKVESINYEEPEKARDKILFDNLTPLYPQERIKLEYDHEDYTTRIIDLIAPIGKGQRGLIVAAPFTGKTMMLQAIAKAIAHNHPEIVLIVLLVDERPEEVTDMLRSVQGEVVSSTFDEPATRHVQVAEMVIEKARRLVEHGRDVVILLDSITRLARAYNTVVPPSGKILSGGVDSNALHKPKKFFGAARNTEDGGSLTIIATALVDTGSRMDEVIFEEFKGTGNQQIGLDRRLLEKRIFPTIDIQRSSTRKEELLLPRSTLNRVWILRKLLSQLNAVESMEFLLDKMQGSKTNEEFLESMNG, from the coding sequence ATGGGCAAGGGCAGGGGGGCCAGGGGCGAGGGTCAAGGCCAGGGCCAGAGCGACGAAGGCCGGAGCGCAATGCATACGCGCCACGCGCAGCCGTCCGCCGGACCCGGCGAAGTTAACGGCGCGGCGCTTGACCACGAAGAGGTGAGCCACGACGACGCCGCCGCCGGCGCATCGGCCGGCGGGAATGCCGGCGGCTATCGCGTGAGCAGTGCGCAGGCGCTCAGCGCCTCCGAGCGCCACCTTGGCGGAATCATCAGCGACGGCGGCGCCCTCAATCTCAAGGTGCTCAAGGCCGCCAAGATCACCGAGCTCGCGCAGATCGCGCGCGAATTCAACATCGACGGCGCGACCAACATGCGCAAGCAGGAGATGATCTTTTCCATCCTGCAGGCGCAGGCCTCGCGCAACGGCTCGATCCTCGGCGAAGGCGTACTCGAAATTCTGCCCGACGGCTTCGGCTTCCTGCGTGCCCCCGACTACAACTATCTGCCCGGCCCGGACGACATCTACATCTCGCCGAGCCAGATCCGGAAGTTCAATCTGCGCACCGGCGATATCGTCTCGGGCCTGATTCGCCCGCCCAAGGAAGGCGAGCGTTATTTCGCGCTGCTCAAGGTCGAATCGATCAACTACGAGGAACCCGAGAAAGCCCGCGACAAGATCCTGTTCGACAACCTGACGCCGCTCTACCCGCAGGAGCGGATCAAGCTCGAGTACGATCACGAGGACTACACCACCCGCATCATCGATTTGATCGCGCCGATCGGCAAGGGCCAGCGCGGACTTATCGTGGCGGCCCCGTTCACCGGCAAGACCATGATGCTGCAGGCGATCGCCAAGGCGATCGCGCACAACCATCCGGAGATCGTCCTGATCGTGCTGTTGGTTGACGAACGCCCCGAGGAAGTCACCGACATGCTGCGCTCGGTGCAGGGCGAGGTCGTGAGCTCGACTTTCGACGAGCCCGCCACCCGCCACGTGCAGGTGGCCGAGATGGTAATCGAGAAGGCGCGCCGTCTGGTGGAACACGGGCGCGACGTAGTGATCCTGCTCGACTCGATCACGCGTCTCGCCCGGGCCTACAACACCGTGGTGCCGCCCTCGGGCAAGATCCTTTCGGGCGGCGTGGATTCCAACGCGCTGCACAAGCCCAAGAAGTTCTTCGGCGCGGCGCGCAATACCGAGGATGGCGGCTCGCTGACCATCATCGCGACCGCGCTGGTCGACACGGGCAGCCGGATGGACGAGGTCATCTTCGAGGAGTTCAAGGGCACCGGCAACCAGCAGATCGGCCTTGACCGCCGGCTGCTCGAAAAGCGCATCTTCCCGACCATCGATATTCAGCGCTCCTCGACCCGCAAGGAAGAACTGCTGCTGCCGCGGAGCACGCTCAACCGGGTGTGGATCCTGCGCAAACTGCTGTCGCAGCTTAACGCGGTCGAATCGATGGAGTTCCTGCTGGACAAGATGCAGGGGTCGAAAACCAACGAAGAATTCCTCGAATCGATGAACGGCTAG
- the rpsB gene encoding 30S ribosomal protein S2, whose amino-acid sequence MKQLLEAGVHFGHQTSRWNPKMKPYIFGARNGIYIIDLQQTVRMFRDAFDFVRDLAAQGGTVLFVGTKKQAQDIVREEAERCGMYYVHNRWLGGMLTNFQTIRQSIERLKKLEEIMADPEMIQALTKKEMSENAHEHGKLMATLAGIKNMRKLPDALWVIDTKKEDIAVAEAKRLGIPVVAVVDTNCDPDLIAYRIPGNDDAIRAIKLFSAAIADAVLEGKRIAEERQKGDQDLGASAEESENPEPPSQSV is encoded by the coding sequence ATGAAACAGCTTCTGGAAGCCGGAGTCCACTTCGGCCACCAGACCAGCCGCTGGAACCCGAAGATGAAGCCGTACATCTTCGGCGCCCGCAACGGCATCTACATCATCGACCTCCAGCAGACCGTCCGCATGTTCCGCGACGCCTTTGACTTCGTGCGCGACCTCGCCGCCCAGGGCGGCACCGTCCTGTTCGTCGGCACCAAGAAGCAGGCCCAGGACATCGTGCGCGAAGAGGCCGAGCGCTGCGGCATGTATTACGTGCACAACCGGTGGCTCGGCGGGATGCTGACCAACTTCCAGACTATCCGGCAGTCGATCGAGCGGCTCAAAAAGCTCGAAGAGATAATGGCCGACCCCGAGATGATCCAGGCGCTCACCAAGAAGGAGATGAGCGAGAACGCGCACGAGCACGGAAAGCTGATGGCGACGCTTGCCGGAATCAAGAACATGCGCAAGCTGCCCGACGCGCTGTGGGTGATCGACACCAAGAAGGAAGACATCGCGGTGGCCGAGGCCAAGCGGCTCGGCATCCCGGTGGTCGCCGTGGTCGACACCAACTGCGATCCCGACCTCATCGCTTACCGCATCCCGGGCAACGACGACGCGATCCGCGCGATCAAGCTCTTCAGCGCGGCCATCGCCGACGCGGTGCTGGAGGGCAAACGGATCGCCGAGGAACGTCAGAAGGGCGACCAGGACCTGGGAGCGAGCGCCGAGGAGAGCGAGAATCCCGAGCCGCCGAGCCAGAGTGTCTAG
- the tsf gene encoding translation elongation factor Ts, whose translation MDINANIVRDLREKTGAGVMDCKKALAEASGDLEKAIVWLRERGIAQAAKRAGRLASEGSIGAYIHAGGKLGVLVEVNCESDFVAKTPEFQQLVKEIGMQVAAANPRYVSREEVPADVIEQERQIYAAQSADKPEAVVKKIVDGKLEKFYRDICLNEQAWVRDPNRTIGELLGEYVAKMGEKIEIRRFVRFQLGELRDGNAAASA comes from the coding sequence ATGGACATCAACGCAAATATCGTCAGGGACCTGCGCGAAAAAACCGGCGCCGGCGTAATGGATTGCAAGAAGGCGCTGGCCGAGGCCAGCGGCGACCTGGAAAAGGCCATCGTGTGGCTGCGCGAGCGCGGCATCGCGCAGGCCGCTAAGCGCGCCGGGCGACTCGCCTCGGAGGGCTCGATCGGGGCTTACATCCACGCCGGCGGCAAGCTCGGCGTGCTGGTCGAGGTCAACTGCGAGAGCGACTTCGTGGCTAAGACGCCGGAATTCCAGCAGCTGGTAAAGGAGATCGGGATGCAGGTGGCGGCAGCCAACCCGCGTTACGTCAGCCGCGAGGAAGTCCCCGCCGACGTTATCGAGCAGGAGCGGCAAATTTACGCCGCCCAATCCGCGGACAAGCCCGAGGCGGTGGTCAAGAAAATCGTCGACGGCAAGCTGGAAAAATTCTACCGCGACATCTGCCTCAACGAGCAGGCCTGGGTACGCGACCCCAATCGCACGATCGGAGAACTTCTGGGCGAATACGTGGCTAAGATGGGCGAAAAGATCGAAATTCGCCGCTTCGTCCGTTTTCAACTCGGTGAATTGCGCGACGGCAACGCCGCCGCGAGCGCCTGA
- the pyrH gene encoding UMP kinase translates to MSEAASGAASKPRFRRVMLKLSGQALAPAHGAGIDLDTLAAFAREIKEVSELGVQLSMVIGAGNILRGSEYEARGMDRSSADQMGMLGTVINALAFQDALERAGVTTRVLSAIAMQAVCEPYIRRRAVRHLEKGRVVIFAAGTGNPYFTTDTAASLRALEIGAEVILKASHHVDGVYDRDPLREPGAKRFDRLTYLEVLERNLRVMDLTAISMCKDNNLPIIVFNLRETGNIRRAVMGEPIGTWVESGC, encoded by the coding sequence ATGAGCGAGGCGGCAAGCGGCGCGGCGAGCAAGCCCCGCTTCCGGCGCGTGATGCTCAAGCTCTCCGGGCAGGCGCTTGCGCCCGCGCACGGCGCCGGCATCGACCTCGACACGCTCGCCGCATTCGCCCGTGAAATCAAGGAAGTTTCCGAGCTCGGCGTCCAACTCTCGATGGTCATCGGAGCGGGCAACATCCTGCGCGGCAGCGAATACGAGGCCCGCGGGATGGACCGCTCGAGCGCCGACCAAATGGGCATGCTCGGCACCGTGATCAACGCCCTCGCCTTCCAGGACGCGCTGGAGCGGGCGGGCGTGACGACCCGGGTGCTGTCGGCAATCGCGATGCAGGCGGTGTGCGAACCGTACATCCGCCGGCGGGCCGTGCGCCACCTCGAAAAGGGCCGGGTGGTGATCTTCGCCGCCGGCACCGGCAACCCCTACTTCACCACGGATACGGCGGCGAGCCTGCGCGCGCTGGAAATCGGCGCCGAGGTCATCCTCAAGGCGAGCCATCACGTCGACGGCGTATACGACCGCGATCCGCTGCGCGAACCTGGAGCCAAGCGTTTTGACCGCCTGACCTACCTCGAGGTGCTCGAACGGAACCTGCGGGTGATGGACCTCACCGCGATCTCGATGTGCAAAGACAACAACCTGCCGATCATCGTTTTCAATTTGCGCGAGACGGGTAATATAAGAAGGGCCGTGATGGGAGAGCCGATCGGGACCTGGGTAGAAAGTGGCTGCTGA
- the frr gene encoding ribosome recycling factor: MAAEEKPDDVIEMARLEMEEAVVAFRHELARVRTGRASTALLEGLHVNYYGARTPLRQLAGLAAPEPRLLVITPYDKGSLHEIEKSIQASDLGLTPINDGKIIRVPIPELTEQRRKELVRHVHKTAEEFRVSVRNHRRDANDKLKKMHKDKKLDDDTLRAGEAKVQQHTTEHTEKIDKILAAKEAEIMEV; this comes from the coding sequence GTGGCTGCTGAGGAAAAGCCTGACGACGTGATCGAGATGGCGCGGCTCGAGATGGAAGAAGCCGTCGTCGCCTTCCGCCATGAACTTGCCCGCGTGCGCACCGGTCGCGCGTCGACCGCGCTGCTCGAGGGCTTGCACGTCAATTACTATGGCGCCCGCACTCCGCTGCGCCAACTTGCAGGGCTTGCCGCTCCCGAGCCGCGCCTCCTGGTGATCACGCCTTACGACAAGGGATCGCTGCACGAAATCGAAAAGTCCATCCAGGCCTCCGACCTCGGCCTGACCCCGATCAATGACGGCAAGATTATCCGCGTGCCGATTCCCGAACTGACCGAGCAGCGGCGCAAGGAACTGGTCCGCCACGTCCACAAGACGGCGGAGGAATTCCGGGTCTCGGTCCGCAATCATCGCCGCGACGCCAACGACAAGCTCAAGAAGATGCACAAGGACAAGAAGCTCGATGACGACACGTTGCGCGCGGGCGAGGCCAAAGTGCAGCAGCATACCACCGAGCACACCGAGAAGATCGACAAGATCCTTGCGGCCAAGGAAGC